A genome region from Myroides fluvii includes the following:
- a CDS encoding VWA domain-containing protein, which yields MWELDDKKYFLLLLAIAVIALLVVWEILWKKKVQKTFATAKAMQALAPNKSANKPMIKAALYLAALICIVLALVNPKIGTRIVTVKRQGVDIVFTLDVSKSMLAQDMAPDRLAKMKQLTSQIINSLGPDRVGIVGYAGSAFPMLPITTDHYAAKMYLQSMNTDMVSSQGTALEDAIHVASNYFDNPRTSKVMILISDGEDHGEGVDASIQVARDKNIKIITLGVGTEKGGPIPIKTAKGLEYKRDWDNEVVITKLDPSTLKHIADATGGKYFYGSNTQEIVDLITNELNKIEKTDFESQQIAEFQSQFQWFLGLAFILICIDLFILERKTSWMKKLNLFNEKE from the coding sequence ATGTGGGAATTAGATGACAAAAAATATTTTCTTTTACTACTTGCAATAGCAGTCATTGCCTTGCTTGTTGTATGGGAAATACTGTGGAAAAAGAAAGTGCAAAAGACGTTTGCTACAGCGAAAGCGATGCAAGCGTTAGCTCCAAATAAATCTGCCAATAAACCGATGATCAAAGCGGCTTTGTATTTGGCTGCCTTAATCTGTATCGTTTTGGCTCTTGTCAATCCTAAAATTGGCACGCGCATCGTTACGGTAAAAAGACAAGGGGTCGATATTGTTTTTACTCTTGACGTTTCCAAGAGTATGCTTGCTCAAGATATGGCTCCTGATCGCTTGGCAAAAATGAAGCAACTCACCTCGCAAATTATCAATAGCCTTGGTCCAGACCGCGTTGGTATTGTTGGATATGCTGGAAGTGCATTCCCGATGTTACCCATTACAACGGATCATTATGCCGCCAAGATGTATTTGCAATCGATGAATACAGATATGGTTTCTTCTCAGGGAACAGCTCTAGAGGATGCGATTCACGTAGCAAGTAATTACTTTGACAACCCAAGAACGAGTAAGGTGATGATTCTCATTTCGGATGGGGAAGATCACGGAGAAGGTGTTGATGCATCAATTCAAGTTGCAAGGGATAAAAATATTAAGATTATTACCCTAGGTGTTGGAACCGAAAAAGGGGGACCTATTCCGATTAAAACGGCAAAAGGTCTTGAATACAAGCGCGATTGGGACAATGAAGTTGTTATTACCAAGTTAGATCCTTCTACATTGAAACACATTGCTGATGCGACTGGTGGAAAATACTTCTACGGGTCCAATACACAAGAGATCGTGGACCTCATCACCAATGAGCTCAATAAAATTGAAAAAACTGATTTTGAATCACAGCAAATTGCAGAATTTCAATCTCAATTTCAGTGGTTTTTAGGTTTAGCTTTTATCCTCATTTGCATTGATTTATTCATTCTTGAACGCAAAACAAGTTGGATGAAGAAATTAAATCTCTTCAATGAAAAAGAATAA
- a CDS encoding BatD family protein — protein sequence MTLNRTKFNLFTVLILLLSSQLMLAQLPLETKVDTTEIKIGEPVQYSIRAITSKGSKVLFPTPESLGSLEILDSYPIDTIEKDNFIELIKIYELTQFDEGSFTIPELPVIIDAKLFKTDSIRINVQNVVVDTLKTPLYDIKSISIAGAAPSTGWYYLAFLLLSILIGVVIYFFIKKLQDKNLTEDDKYNTPFEKAVTKLKQLEEKQNWTRGDAKPYYSEMTDIARAFIEDTFGISARELTTVETISILKNTLRDKEVRIDPKIIKEFKRILDTADLVKFAKSQPADNEITADTSKTQNIINEINTAYPISAATQTERIRLREERKRKRKRMRVGIPTAVSAALMLVVGVVYLINITSEQNLSFFTFNSSKRLLQQEWINSTYGSGVGLTLSTPEVLVRKNDPTVGDSGIDGIDNIQQFRSGELGDPVYITLSTISTGKDFKYTEEEIIDHALKLIIKNHDVDGIELTHEKFENASGLTGLKAQGSFMLKLEKDKGKNKKIAFTCVLSHESKNVLNQVWIFHHTEDQYADEITEKVFDSMQYKQEQ from the coding sequence ATGACACTGAATAGAACAAAATTCAATCTCTTTACCGTACTTATTCTTTTGTTATCCTCTCAGTTGATGTTAGCTCAGTTACCTCTTGAAACAAAAGTAGATACAACAGAAATTAAAATAGGCGAACCGGTTCAATACAGCATACGAGCTATTACTTCGAAAGGGAGCAAAGTACTGTTTCCAACACCGGAAAGTTTAGGTTCTTTAGAAATACTAGACTCATATCCCATTGATACCATTGAAAAAGACAATTTCATTGAGCTAATCAAAATATATGAGTTAACACAATTTGACGAGGGTAGTTTTACGATTCCCGAATTACCTGTCATTATAGACGCCAAATTATTCAAGACAGATTCTATTCGAATCAACGTTCAAAACGTTGTGGTAGACACCTTGAAAACACCGTTGTATGACATTAAATCCATTTCCATAGCTGGCGCTGCTCCTTCTACGGGTTGGTACTATTTGGCCTTTCTTCTTTTATCCATACTCATCGGGGTTGTTATTTACTTTTTTATCAAAAAACTACAAGACAAAAACCTGACAGAAGATGATAAATACAATACGCCTTTTGAAAAAGCAGTAACCAAGTTAAAACAACTAGAAGAGAAACAAAATTGGACGCGTGGAGATGCGAAGCCTTACTACTCTGAAATGACAGATATTGCTCGTGCCTTCATTGAAGACACCTTTGGCATCTCTGCCCGTGAGTTAACCACCGTTGAAACAATATCCATTTTAAAAAATACACTACGCGATAAGGAAGTCAGAATTGATCCTAAAATAATCAAAGAATTCAAGCGTATTTTAGATACAGCCGATTTAGTAAAATTTGCTAAATCACAACCTGCGGATAATGAAATTACCGCGGATACCTCGAAGACACAAAATATCATCAATGAAATAAATACCGCTTATCCTATTTCTGCTGCTACTCAAACCGAACGCATTCGATTGAGAGAAGAGCGCAAAAGAAAGAGAAAGAGAATGCGCGTAGGTATACCAACAGCAGTATCTGCAGCTTTGATGCTAGTAGTTGGTGTTGTTTATTTGATCAATATTACCTCAGAGCAAAATTTGAGTTTTTTCACTTTCAACTCTTCAAAACGCCTCCTTCAACAAGAATGGATTAACAGCACCTACGGAAGTGGTGTAGGACTAACGTTAAGCACACCCGAAGTATTGGTGAGAAAAAACGACCCTACCGTTGGGGATAGTGGAATAGACGGTATCGACAATATACAGCAGTTCAGAAGTGGTGAATTGGGTGATCCGGTATACATTACCTTGAGCACTATTTCTACCGGCAAAGACTTTAAATATACCGAAGAAGAAATTATCGACCACGCTTTGAAGTTAATTATCAAAAATCACGACGTGGATGGCATTGAACTTACCCATGAGAAATTTGAAAATGCATCGGGATTAACGGGTTTAAAAGCACAAGGAAGTTTCATGCTGAAATTGGAAAAAGACAAAGGAAAAAATAAAAAAATAGCTTTTACTTGTGTATTGAGTCACGAAAGCAAAAACGTTTTAAATCAAGTATGGATATTTCACCATACAGAAGATCAATATGCCGATGAGATTACGGAGAAAGTTTTCGATTCCATGCAATATAAACAAGAGCAGTAA
- a CDS encoding DUF5929 domain-containing protein codes for MINKRLLIKNLLAQYDENSFYDKKRQLNLHTKSGKAKFLKHICALSNSNPQNNSFIIVGVDDDNNELVGVDFYDDSKIQNLVNAYFGNPPSITYDNVTFTDLAEDKVIGLVTIAPNSDLTTFKRPIGEVQVGSYFSRVGSTSVPNGALVYNGNRTHVESIEKSSQNNLNHLLESVVRYMMQSSKDIHANYSVFKEQFVICWVGKKMNIRGIPFYSRMDIEFVNEQIKLFYSSLDVVTLFYDTESFVLTEYLNLGLNDGTSYYPFEEMRLNFYDNGSYAIESKMLFEPPKYNENILEHIYRNSVKVIQKIKQGDRLTNKEERVLSKLCYNMMLCYLNGFEQAKDELIEVKDYLKFANDPQLFIGFKQVMRILRKLKYETEHYE; via the coding sequence ATGATTAATAAGCGATTACTTATTAAAAATCTATTGGCTCAATATGATGAGAATAGTTTCTATGATAAGAAAAGGCAGCTAAATTTACACACCAAATCGGGGAAAGCAAAATTTTTGAAACATATTTGTGCCTTGTCCAATTCAAATCCTCAAAATAATTCATTTATCATTGTGGGGGTGGACGATGATAATAACGAATTGGTCGGTGTCGATTTTTATGACGACAGCAAGATTCAAAACTTAGTAAATGCGTACTTTGGCAACCCTCCAAGTATTACGTATGACAATGTTACTTTTACGGATTTGGCTGAAGATAAGGTGATTGGGTTAGTAACGATAGCGCCAAATTCGGATTTGACGACTTTTAAAAGGCCAATAGGAGAAGTACAAGTAGGCTCTTATTTTTCTCGTGTAGGCAGTACTTCTGTACCCAATGGAGCACTGGTTTACAACGGCAATAGGACCCATGTAGAAAGTATTGAGAAAAGTTCTCAAAACAATCTAAACCATCTGCTGGAAAGTGTCGTGCGTTATATGATGCAGTCTTCTAAGGATATTCACGCCAATTACAGTGTGTTTAAAGAGCAATTTGTCATTTGTTGGGTGGGAAAAAAGATGAATATCCGCGGTATTCCTTTTTACTCGCGTATGGATATTGAGTTTGTCAATGAGCAAATTAAGCTATTCTACTCTTCCCTTGATGTTGTTACATTATTTTACGATACAGAATCTTTTGTCTTGACCGAGTATCTAAATTTGGGATTAAACGACGGAACGAGTTACTATCCTTTCGAAGAGATGCGGTTGAATTTTTATGATAATGGCAGTTATGCCATAGAGAGTAAAATGTTGTTTGAGCCCCCAAAATACAATGAAAATATCTTAGAACACATTTATAGAAATAGTGTAAAAGTCATTCAAAAAATAAAGCAAGGCGATCGTTTAACTAACAAAGAAGAACGGGTGTTGAGTAAATTGTGTTACAACATGATGTTGTGTTATCTCAATGGGTTCGAGCAGGCGAAAGATGAATTAATTGAGGTTAAAGATTATTTAAAATTTGCTAATGACCCTCAGCTGTTTATAGGCTTTAAGCAAGTAATGCGTATCTTGCGCAAGCTAAAATACGAAACAGAGCATTATGAGTAG
- a CDS encoding tetratricopeptide repeat protein translates to MKHIYLTFGLVLFASLTSWAQSAGRALTVGNETYEQKQFTQAEAAYRVAASKSDKKETPTYNLANSLIRQKQNKEAISAYNKAIIEAKTKEAKHQAYHNLGNAYMAEKNYKAAEQAYKNALRNNPKDDETRYNYAVAKKLNQENPQNDQNQDNQDQNQDQNQDQNQQNKDQNQDQNNDQNKDQNQDNKQDNKQNDKGDDKKDDQKDQGDNKNDQNDKDNKDQDQKQQPNPQQQKQQQSKEQMQRILDAVNRDEQAVQQRLIDKNKKGDKKAEAQGVSSQRKKDW, encoded by the coding sequence ATGAAACATATATATTTGACTTTTGGATTGGTTCTGTTTGCGTCGCTGACTAGCTGGGCACAATCAGCAGGTCGTGCTTTAACTGTAGGAAATGAAACCTATGAGCAGAAGCAATTCACTCAGGCAGAAGCAGCCTACCGTGTAGCCGCATCAAAGAGCGATAAAAAAGAAACCCCAACTTATAATTTAGCAAATAGTCTTATTCGTCAAAAACAAAATAAGGAGGCTATCTCAGCCTATAATAAAGCCATTATAGAAGCGAAAACAAAAGAAGCGAAACACCAAGCGTATCACAACCTAGGCAATGCTTATATGGCAGAAAAAAACTATAAAGCAGCTGAACAAGCTTATAAAAATGCATTGCGCAATAATCCAAAAGACGATGAAACGCGGTACAACTATGCGGTAGCTAAAAAACTAAACCAAGAAAACCCTCAGAACGATCAAAATCAGGATAATCAAGATCAGAACCAAGATCAAAACCAGGATCAGAATCAACAAAATAAAGATCAAAACCAAGATCAGAATAACGACCAAAATAAAGATCAGAACCAAGACAACAAGCAAGACAACAAGCAAAACGACAAGGGAGACGATAAAAAGGACGATCAGAAAGATCAAGGAGACAACAAAAACGATCAGAACGACAAGGACAATAAAGATCAAGATCAAAAACAGCAACCTAATCCACAACAGCAGAAGCAGCAACAAAGTAAAGAGCAAATGCAACGTATATTAGATGCCGTAAATCGCGATGAACAAGCCGTACAACAAAGGCTGATTGACAAAAACAAAAAAGGAGATAAAAAAGCCGAAGCACAAGGAGTATCCTCACAACGCAAAAAAGATTGGTAA
- a CDS encoding DUF58 domain-containing protein — translation METKEILKKVKKIEIKTKRLSDHIFSGEYHTSFKGRGMTFSEVRPYQFGDDVRAIDWNVTARYNEPYIKVFEEERELTLMLMVDISASENFGSTDAFKQDIVTEIAATLAFSATQNNDKIGLILFSDQIELFVPPKKGKMHVLRIIRELIDFKPKSKRTDVGLALAYLSKVIKKKAIVFILSDFVTPPYESTLKITAKKHDITGIRIYDEREKELPNVGIINAFDAETGQKITINTGSKEVRNQYNAHFLKQEDQFKKTFQKCGAGVINMRVDESYVKKLLGYFKAR, via the coding sequence ATGGAAACCAAAGAGATTTTAAAAAAGGTCAAAAAAATTGAGATCAAAACCAAGCGTTTAAGTGATCATATTTTCTCGGGGGAATACCATACTTCCTTTAAAGGACGTGGTATGACTTTTTCTGAAGTGCGTCCCTATCAATTTGGCGATGATGTTCGCGCTATTGATTGGAATGTCACAGCACGTTACAATGAGCCTTACATTAAAGTTTTCGAAGAAGAAAGAGAACTCACACTGATGCTCATGGTCGATATCAGCGCATCTGAAAACTTCGGTTCGACTGATGCTTTCAAACAAGATATCGTCACAGAAATAGCCGCTACACTAGCCTTTTCTGCTACGCAAAACAACGATAAAATTGGCCTAATTTTGTTTTCTGACCAAATTGAATTATTCGTTCCTCCTAAAAAGGGAAAAATGCACGTGTTGCGAATCATACGCGAGTTAATTGACTTTAAACCCAAAAGCAAACGAACTGATGTCGGTTTAGCTTTGGCCTACTTATCAAAAGTGATAAAGAAAAAAGCCATTGTTTTTATCCTCTCTGACTTTGTTACACCTCCTTATGAAAGCACGCTAAAAATAACTGCAAAAAAACACGATATTACGGGTATACGCATTTACGATGAACGCGAAAAAGAACTGCCTAATGTGGGGATTATCAATGCATTTGATGCAGAAACAGGTCAGAAAATCACAATTAATACAGGAAGTAAAGAAGTGAGAAATCAATATAATGCTCATTTTTTAAAACAAGAAGATCAGTTCAAGAAAACCTTTCAAAAATGTGGCGCTGGTGTGATTAACATGCGTGTAGACGAAAGTTATGTAAAAAAATTATTAGGGTATTTCAAAGCTAGATAA
- the amaB gene encoding L-piperidine-6-carboxylate dehydrogenase, translating to MATTNDQFGILDAMKHLGLAEVNNGTSTGLNSFSNGRIIESYSPVTGELIGKVKATTAEDYEKVMQTAQEAYKSWKLVPAPKRGDLVRQIGEELRNNKEHLGKLVSYEMGKSLQEGLGEVQEMIDICDFAVGLSRQLYGLTMHSERPMHRMYEQWHPIGIVGIISAFNFPVAVWSWNTMIAWVCGDVCVWKPSSKTPLCAVACQNIIAKVFKANGIQEGVCNLVVGNECGDLMNNDHRIPLVSFTGSTRIGRHVSKTVAERFGNTILELGGNNAIIVSEHADINMVLVGAVFGAVGTAGQRCTSTRRLIIHESVYDKTIQVLQSAYGQLKIGNPLDAANHVGPLIDKGAVQDYLNAIEKAKQEGGKIIVEGGVVEGAGYESGCYVKPCIIEAKNEFEIVQAETFAPILYVMKYNNIQEAIDMQNGVPQGLSSSIFTNNMREMELFLSQAGSDCGIANVNIGTSGAEIGGAFGGEKETGGGRESGSDAWKAYMRRQTNTINYGSELPLAQGIKFDF from the coding sequence ATGGCAACAACAAATGACCAATTTGGAATTTTGGATGCGATGAAGCATTTAGGACTTGCGGAAGTAAACAACGGAACTTCAACAGGTTTAAACTCATTTTCTAACGGAAGAATTATCGAATCATACTCACCCGTAACTGGTGAATTAATAGGAAAAGTAAAAGCAACTACAGCTGAAGATTACGAAAAAGTAATGCAAACAGCACAAGAAGCTTATAAATCATGGAAATTAGTTCCTGCACCAAAAAGAGGAGATCTCGTTCGTCAAATTGGAGAGGAATTACGCAACAATAAAGAGCATCTTGGGAAGCTTGTTTCTTATGAAATGGGTAAAAGTTTACAAGAAGGTTTAGGTGAAGTTCAAGAGATGATTGACATCTGTGACTTTGCAGTTGGATTATCACGTCAATTGTACGGTTTAACAATGCACTCTGAAAGACCGATGCACAGAATGTATGAGCAATGGCACCCAATTGGAATTGTAGGTATTATTTCTGCTTTCAACTTCCCCGTGGCTGTATGGAGCTGGAATACAATGATTGCTTGGGTTTGTGGAGACGTTTGTGTGTGGAAACCAAGTTCGAAAACACCTTTGTGTGCTGTAGCTTGTCAAAACATCATTGCTAAAGTATTCAAAGCTAACGGTATTCAAGAAGGCGTTTGTAACTTAGTAGTTGGAAATGAATGTGGTGATTTAATGAACAATGACCACCGTATTCCATTAGTATCTTTCACAGGATCAACTCGCATTGGTCGTCACGTATCAAAAACAGTTGCTGAGCGTTTTGGAAATACAATCTTAGAATTAGGAGGAAACAACGCAATCATCGTTTCGGAGCATGCTGATATCAACATGGTATTGGTTGGAGCAGTATTCGGAGCTGTTGGAACAGCGGGACAACGTTGTACATCAACGCGTCGTTTAATTATTCACGAAAGCGTGTACGATAAAACCATCCAAGTATTACAAAGTGCTTATGGGCAATTGAAAATTGGAAACCCATTAGACGCTGCGAATCACGTAGGTCCACTTATTGACAAAGGTGCAGTTCAAGATTACTTAAACGCAATCGAAAAAGCAAAACAAGAAGGTGGAAAAATCATCGTGGAAGGTGGTGTTGTTGAAGGAGCTGGATATGAAAGTGGTTGCTATGTAAAACCGTGTATCATTGAAGCTAAAAACGAATTTGAAATTGTACAAGCAGAAACATTTGCACCAATTTTATATGTAATGAAATACAACAACATCCAAGAGGCTATCGACATGCAAAATGGCGTTCCTCAAGGATTGTCGTCTTCTATTTTCACAAACAATATGCGCGAAATGGAGTTATTCCTTTCACAAGCAGGTTCAGATTGTGGAATTGCCAACGTTAATATCGGTACTTCAGGTGCTGAAATTGGTGGAGCTTTTGGAGGTGAAAAAGAAACAGGTGGAGGACGTGAGTCTGGATCTGATGCTTGGAAAGCATACATGAGAAGACAAACCAATACCATCAACTACGGAAGTGAACTTCCATTAGCACAAGGTATTAAATTTGATTTTTAA
- a CDS encoding metallophosphoesterase family protein has product MSRTLVIGDIHGGFKGLKQLFERAKITPTDQLIFLGDYVDGWSEPHKVVEFLLELEQTHTCIFLRGNHESLLVRWMLTKEENPQWFKNGGDSSVLAYQQLPEEQFNRHLAFFQRLKNYYIDGENRLFVHAGFTNPRGIEAEFFEEYLYWDRTLWEMVMAMDPNLAQTDPLYPKRLKFHKEIYIGHTPVTHFGFDVPVNGATVWNIDTGAAFLGKISALDIDTKEYWQSDVVADLYPLEVGRNHK; this is encoded by the coding sequence ATGAGTAGAACATTGGTTATAGGAGATATACATGGCGGATTTAAAGGGTTGAAACAACTTTTTGAGCGAGCTAAGATAACACCAACAGATCAATTGATTTTTTTAGGAGATTATGTAGATGGATGGAGTGAACCTCATAAAGTGGTTGAATTTTTACTTGAATTGGAGCAAACGCATACTTGTATTTTTTTAAGAGGAAATCACGAGAGCCTTCTCGTTAGGTGGATGTTGACCAAAGAAGAGAATCCGCAGTGGTTTAAAAATGGCGGGGATTCATCTGTTTTGGCCTATCAACAGTTGCCGGAAGAACAATTTAATCGACATTTAGCCTTCTTTCAGCGTTTGAAAAATTACTATATCGATGGAGAAAATCGCCTATTTGTGCATGCGGGATTTACCAACCCTAGAGGAATAGAAGCGGAGTTTTTCGAAGAATATTTGTATTGGGATCGCACCTTATGGGAGATGGTTATGGCAATGGATCCTAACCTAGCGCAGACAGATCCACTATATCCCAAACGATTGAAATTTCACAAGGAAATTTACATTGGACATACACCCGTTACCCATTTTGGTTTTGATGTACCTGTAAACGGTGCTACTGTTTGGAATATTGATACAGGAGCTGCTTTTTTAGGAAAAATAAGTGCCTTGGATATTGATACAAAAGAATATTGGCAAAGTGATGTTGTTGCAGATTTATACCCATTAGAAGTGGGGAGAAATCACAAATAA
- a CDS encoding AAA family ATPase — translation METPGSNYDIRELNELIERESAFIDILTMEMNKVIVGQKHMIDRLLIGLLGQGHILLEGVPGLAKTLAINTLAKAVHGSFNRIQFTPDLLPADVIGTMIYNVKENDFTIRKGPVFANFILADEINRAPAKVQSALLEAMQEKQVTISDTTYVLDKPFLVMATQNPVEQEGTYPLPEAQMDRFMLKTVIDYPKLEEERLVIRQNLAGEKQTINPVVTLDQIKRAQEAVKKVYMDEKIEKYILDIIFATRYPEQFKLEKLKPLISFGASPRGSINLAAAAKCYAFIKRRGYVIPEDVRAVVIDVLRHRIGVTYEAEAESITSVDIINQIVNEIEVP, via the coding sequence ATGGAAACACCCGGATCAAATTACGATATTCGAGAATTAAATGAACTTATAGAAAGAGAAAGTGCTTTTATTGATATTTTAACAATGGAAATGAACAAAGTCATTGTTGGACAAAAGCACATGATTGATCGATTGTTAATTGGATTACTAGGACAAGGACACATCTTATTGGAAGGGGTGCCTGGGTTAGCAAAAACACTCGCAATTAATACCTTAGCCAAAGCGGTACACGGTAGCTTTAACCGAATTCAGTTTACGCCCGATTTGTTACCGGCCGATGTGATTGGTACCATGATTTACAACGTAAAAGAAAATGACTTCACCATACGAAAAGGGCCTGTGTTTGCTAATTTCATTCTAGCGGATGAGATTAACCGTGCTCCAGCAAAAGTGCAATCTGCGCTGTTAGAAGCGATGCAAGAAAAGCAAGTAACGATAAGCGACACAACCTATGTGTTAGACAAGCCTTTTCTAGTTATGGCAACGCAAAATCCTGTTGAACAAGAAGGGACTTACCCATTACCGGAAGCACAAATGGACCGTTTTATGCTAAAAACGGTTATTGACTATCCAAAATTAGAAGAAGAACGCTTAGTTATTCGCCAGAATCTAGCGGGTGAAAAACAAACGATAAATCCCGTGGTAACCTTAGACCAAATTAAACGCGCACAAGAGGCCGTTAAAAAGGTGTACATGGATGAAAAAATAGAGAAATACATCTTAGACATCATCTTTGCAACAAGATATCCTGAACAGTTTAAATTAGAAAAACTAAAGCCACTCATCAGTTTTGGAGCGTCACCGCGTGGTAGTATCAACCTAGCTGCTGCTGCTAAGTGCTACGCTTTTATCAAACGAAGAGGATATGTGATTCCGGAAGATGTTCGCGCTGTAGTTATTGATGTATTACGCCACCGTATTGGTGTTACCTACGAAGCAGAAGCAGAAAGTATTACCTCCGTTGATATTATCAATCAAATTGTAAACGAAATAGAAGTGCCATAG
- a CDS encoding DUF3575 domain-containing protein — MKKIIATAFLIGGIMGAKAQAVNEVKINILNAIVVPSIELGYEHFIDHNQSIGVDIHFMDRFSYYHESKSKDQKFNTTSLALNYKFYFGGNNDANGSGYSVSPFIKYRFGNFKEDKFNSEINGVERVKTDMNSFILGIGFGHKWTMGDSFAIEPFANIGRNFSSEVNDRFSAIEFNAGVMIGYRF, encoded by the coding sequence ATGAAAAAAATAATCGCAACTGCTTTTTTAATCGGTGGTATCATGGGGGCTAAAGCACAAGCCGTAAATGAAGTTAAGATCAATATTCTTAATGCTATCGTCGTGCCTTCAATTGAATTGGGTTATGAACACTTTATTGATCACAACCAATCGATTGGAGTAGATATCCATTTTATGGATCGATTTTCATACTATCACGAAAGTAAAAGCAAAGATCAAAAGTTTAATACAACGAGTTTAGCGTTAAACTATAAATTCTATTTTGGTGGTAACAATGATGCTAACGGAAGTGGATATTCAGTATCTCCTTTTATTAAGTACCGTTTTGGTAATTTCAAAGAAGATAAGTTTAATTCAGAAATTAATGGAGTAGAGCGCGTGAAAACGGATATGAATAGCTTTATTTTGGGAATTGGGTTCGGACATAAATGGACGATGGGCGATTCTTTTGCTATTGAGCCATTTGCCAATATTGGCAGAAACTTTAGCAGTGAGGTAAATGACCGTTTTTCTGCTATTGAATTTAATGCAGGTGTAATGATTGGTTATCGTTTTTAA
- a CDS encoding vWA domain-containing protein — MRNATFLHPEFFWLFLLLPLVIFIWYRNRKRQKATIKLSSIEAFTGHSSFLVRLLPLSIVLKTIALSALIVALARPQVISVDHQIHSTHGIDIVMAMDISGSMLARDLKPNRLEALKEVAGDFVSQRVADRIGIVIYAAEAYTKTPVTSDKTLLLNSLRDIQYSDDLRDGTAIGVGLTTAINRIKTSPAKSKIIILLTDGVNNTGTVDPLMATQIAKEFNIKIYTIGIGTNGLAESPVGFGPNGELRYEKIPVELDEELMKTIAKETGGQYFRATNTQSLKNIYDEINQLEKTKIDEQKYVNTDEKFRLFALLAFILLALDFILSKTLFRGFI; from the coding sequence ATGAGAAATGCAACCTTTTTACATCCTGAATTCTTTTGGTTGTTTCTACTCTTACCTCTTGTTATCTTCATTTGGTATAGAAATAGAAAACGACAAAAGGCAACGATTAAATTAAGTTCTATTGAGGCATTTACGGGACATTCCTCCTTTTTAGTTCGCCTCTTACCCTTGTCTATCGTATTAAAGACAATTGCACTCAGTGCGCTTATCGTAGCACTCGCACGTCCGCAAGTAATCAGCGTAGATCATCAAATTCACTCCACACACGGAATTGATATTGTGATGGCTATGGATATTTCAGGGAGTATGTTAGCGCGCGATTTAAAACCCAACCGCTTAGAGGCATTGAAAGAAGTGGCAGGGGATTTTGTCAGTCAACGTGTAGCCGATCGCATCGGAATTGTGATTTACGCTGCAGAGGCCTATACGAAAACTCCCGTAACGAGTGATAAGACTTTACTTTTAAATTCACTTCGCGATATTCAGTATTCAGATGATTTACGCGATGGAACAGCCATTGGTGTGGGACTAACAACGGCCATTAACCGCATAAAAACAAGTCCAGCCAAAAGTAAAATCATCATTTTACTGACAGACGGGGTGAATAATACAGGAACGGTAGACCCCTTAATGGCAACTCAAATTGCAAAAGAGTTCAACATTAAAATTTACACTATTGGAATAGGAACCAACGGATTGGCAGAGTCTCCCGTTGGATTTGGTCCAAATGGAGAATTGCGCTATGAGAAAATCCCTGTTGAACTTGACGAAGAATTGATGAAAACGATTGCCAAAGAAACAGGAGGTCAATATTTTAGAGCCACCAATACACAAAGTCTTAAAAATATATACGACGAAATCAATCAGCTAGAAAAAACAAAAATAGATGAGCAAAAGTATGTTAATACAGACGAGAAATTCAGATTATTCGCTCTTCTTGCTTTTATCTTATTAGCATTAGATTTTATTCTAAGTAAAACACTTTTTAGAGGATTTATTTAA